In the genome of Daucus carota subsp. sativus chromosome 9, DH1 v3.0, whole genome shotgun sequence, the window TCAGAAGTGCTAAATGAATTCTTAGAAATGCTAAATGAAGACTTACTTTTTTTCTTTCGACTCTTTTGCTTCCTTCCATAATGCACATTAACAGGGATTGGTAACGTCTTGGCAATAGCATTCTGCAATGTAAACACCATGGAACTGCAGGAAGACTCGGTCTCCTTGTGAACAAAAGGATTCACGCTGTCCTCATCGAGTAAAAGAAGGCTCTCCTCACAATTAGAATTTATGATGCAAAGATAATCCGGATAATCTTCAGGAGACTTATATCGCGTAACCTCCAGAGACTCCAAGTCATACAAAAAGAAATTTGTCACCTGCTCTCGGTATTCCAGAAAGACAATCGTCCGTACCAAATATTTACCACTACACAATAAACCTACAGGAACTGAAAAACCAACTTCCTGCAATTTTATAACAAGCCTCTTCTCCCAGCGCGATTCAGATGAGAACTCGTCTTTAACTAGATTCCACATGTCAAGAAATCCAGAACCATCATCACATCCGAGAACAGCTACTGATTCTCCGAATGCTTCCATAGCAAATTGAGTacgatatttgataaattcttCCGGACACCTGAACTGCTGAATAGTCTCATTTCTGACATCAAAACAGACAGCCAGTGGCACGATTGATTGAGGTCCGGGTCCGTACCTAAACGTATCTGTTATCATATATGCAATACCATCTACAAACTTGGTAGGTTCAGGCACAACGCAAAAATCAACAATTTCATCTTCATAGTGATAATTAGTATGAATGATGTTCCAAGAATTAGTACTCAAGCTGTAAACAAAAACGTCGAAAATATTACCAATTGTGGAAATGACTATGACCTTATAGTCATGATCATAATGTCCAAAGCTCACACC includes:
- the LOC108201734 gene encoding putative F-box protein At3g52320 → MYLPTHLLIDIFCRLEVRSLVQCTCVSKTWYQVIHSTSLANTHLTYQKTSSANKYVLHQDSRSCTLLTNWEPLLDSTNHSKHRYTPELFEKNINIFEGCQLKIHGFCDGLLCISRNGVSDNNLREFNSGYRVGDNLHLWNPICRKAKKLPELRISDEYDWLMRKGGVSFGHYDHDYKVIVISTIGNIFDVFVYSLSTNSWNIIHTNYHYEDEIVDFCVVPEPTKFVDGIAYMITDTFRYGPGPQSIVPLAVCFDVRNETIQQFRCPEEFIKYRTQFAMEAFGESVAVLGCDDGSGFLDMWNLVKDEFSSESRWEKRLVIKLQEVGFSVPVGLLCSGKYLVRTIVFLEYREQVTNFFLYDLESLEVTRYKSPEDYPDYLCIINSNCEESLLLLDEDSVNPFVHKETESSCSSMVFTLQNAIAKTLPIPVNVHYGRKQKSRKKKMKSLYDNGSVHGPEMLELTEDYIAVKFASGLSNLASLSLSISYPSIAAASCMFSNAYKNVLALSLATDYTYKQAEKVEEFLKDLSK